The following are encoded together in the Limanda limanda chromosome 12, fLimLim1.1, whole genome shotgun sequence genome:
- the tmem229b gene encoding transmembrane protein 229b — protein MTAQGGRIVTMETPEAPVPLTALSRWYLYAIHGYFCEVMFTAAWDFAVNCNWKFPGVTSVWALFIYGTCILTVERMYLRLRGRCPVLLRCLIYTLWTYLWEFSTGLLLRQFNACPWDYSEFRYNFMGLITAEYAVPWFCASFIVERLVIRNTLRLRHHEGPKDGWSDQGSDTGGGGAAGGTLGAGRRSRGMGESANGYLKVD, from the exons ATGACGGCACA aggaggaaggattgTCACCATGGAAACCCCGGAGGCCCCCGTGCCCCTGACAGCTCTGTCACGCTGGTACCTCTACGCCATCCACGGCTACTTCTGCGAGGTCATGTTCACCGCTGCCTGGGACTTTGCGGTGAACTGCAACTGGAAGTTCCCCGGCGTGACCAGCGTGTGGGCGCTCTTCATCTACGGCACCTGCATCCTCACCGTGGAGCGCATGTACCTGAGGCTGCGCGGCCGCTGCCCCGTGCTGCTGCGCTGCCTCATCTACACCTTGTGGACGTACCTGTGGGAGTTCAGCACTGGGCTGCTGCTGCGCCAGTTCAACGCCTGCCCCTGGGACTACTCCGAGTTCCGCTACAACTTCATGGGGTTGATCACGGCCGAGTACGCCGTGCCCTGGTTCTGCGCCTCCTTCATCGTGGAGCGGTTGGTCATCCGCAATACGCTGCGACTGCGCCACCACGAGGGGCCGAAGGACGGCTGGTCGGACCAGGGGTCGGACACTGGGggcggaggagcagcaggaggaactctgggagctgggaggaggagcagagggatgggAGAGAGCGCTAACGGTTACCTTAAAGTGGACTAA